One segment of Neodiprion fabricii isolate iyNeoFabr1 chromosome 1, iyNeoFabr1.1, whole genome shotgun sequence DNA contains the following:
- the LOC124187957 gene encoding uncharacterized protein LOC124187957 isoform X1, whose product MVTDWLLVLDNLLNVAALPLVALRYGCAAIRCYQCSSSQDPKNEDNCGAYEEFDKQRNVPIECNSEDSHMPGSFCVKKTQQGSKGFVWDGRWRQVIRQCESVSSSGMMDVCNWGVDENLIYWEECYCSSDGCNGASDLKPLTISVFTTIFLALLFLSK is encoded by the exons ATGGTAACCGATTGGCTCCTGGTGTTAGACAACTTACTCAACGTTGCTGCGTTGCCTTTAGTAGCACTTCGCTACG GATGCGCAGCAATCCGTTGCTATCAGTGCAGTTCTTCTCAGGATCCTAAAAATGAGGACAACTGTGGCGCGTACGAAGAATTTGACAAGCAGCGAAATGTGCCGATCGAATGCAACAGTGAAGACTCTCACATGCCAGGATCGTTCTGCGTCAAAAAGACGCAACAGGGATCCAAAGGGTTCGTTT GGGATGGAAGATGGCGTCAAGTCATACGGCAGTGCGAATCTGTATCAAGTTCTGGCATGATGGATGTCTGCAATTGGGGCGTGGACGAGAATTTGATATATTGGGAGGAGTGTTACTGTTCTAGCGATGGATGTAACGGAGCATCGGATCTTAAACCCCTGACCATTTCAGTATttacaacgatttttcttGCCCTTCTATTTCTTTCTAAATAA
- the LOC124187957 gene encoding uncharacterized protein LOC124187957 isoform X2 — protein MANITTLLAVLLATIAGCAAIRCYQCSSSQDPKNEDNCGAYEEFDKQRNVPIECNSEDSHMPGSFCVKKTQQGSKGFVWDGRWRQVIRQCESVSSSGMMDVCNWGVDENLIYWEECYCSSDGCNGASDLKPLTISVFTTIFLALLFLSK, from the exons ATGGCAAATATTACCACGCTTCTAGCTGTGCTTTTAGCAACGATCGCAG GATGCGCAGCAATCCGTTGCTATCAGTGCAGTTCTTCTCAGGATCCTAAAAATGAGGACAACTGTGGCGCGTACGAAGAATTTGACAAGCAGCGAAATGTGCCGATCGAATGCAACAGTGAAGACTCTCACATGCCAGGATCGTTCTGCGTCAAAAAGACGCAACAGGGATCCAAAGGGTTCGTTT GGGATGGAAGATGGCGTCAAGTCATACGGCAGTGCGAATCTGTATCAAGTTCTGGCATGATGGATGTCTGCAATTGGGGCGTGGACGAGAATTTGATATATTGGGAGGAGTGTTACTGTTCTAGCGATGGATGTAACGGAGCATCGGATCTTAAACCCCTGACCATTTCAGTATttacaacgatttttcttGCCCTTCTATTTCTTTCTAAATAA
- the LOC124187951 gene encoding uncharacterized protein LOC124187951 isoform X2: protein MSTHFQYRDILSETPIPDLSSSDETGDTIGEASAINRSGSTSSDQDSNDNEKRCSDANRRKSRRENHMGSKSGLYWNVGSPPAKKLTMDSIPEDELLVPKLKELVLDSDSEAINRIAKLSIKDDDKPLAGVVASLATFVGMFMVKPPMPRDFLLNYGSPLFVRTSNAYSVSKEVAVGPIINMLGPASEPYYCVELVRNGNELVSIGTQVFYSPEDPRTRYIPLKHEYDNRFTASSKGNPYIEYFRHSSSTERFPHLERRRRRSAGIRGFSDYRSTYSAFSAHCSNTVA from the exons atgtcaacCCATTTTCAATACCGTGATATATTAAGTGAAACCCCTATCCCCGATTTGTCAAGCAGCGATGAAACCGGTGATACAATTGGCGAGGCAAGTGCCATAAATAGGTCTGGATCAACATCTAGCGACCAGGACAG TAACGATAACGAGAAACGGTGCAGCGATGCCAACAGACGGAAATCGCGAAGGGAAAACCATATGGGATCGAAGTCGGGATTATACTGGAACGTGGGATCGCCACCCGCAAAGAAACTGACGATGGACTCAATACCCGAAGACGAGCTGCTGGTTCCGAAACTCAAAGAGCTGGTCCTAGACAGCGATTCTGAGGCAATTAACCGAATCGCCAAGCTATCTATAAAAGATGATGACAAGCCGCTGGCCGGTGTTGTCGCTTCACTGGCAACATTTGTCGGGATGTTTATGGTCAAGCCACCAATGCCTCGTGACTTCTTGCTGAATTATGGGTCGCCTCTCTTCGTTCGAACATCTAACGCGTATTCGGTCTCAAAGGAAGTAGCTGTGGGTCCGATAATCAACATGTTGGGCCCTGCTTCAGAGCCTTATTACTGTGTCGAACTGGTCAGAAACGGGAATGAACTTGTGTCTATAGGAACCCAGGTGTTCTATTCACCTGAGGACCCGCGGACGAGATACATTCCTCTTAAACACGAATATGATAATCGCTTCACCGCTTCATCGAAAG GTAATCCGTATATCGAATACTTCCGGCATAGCAGTTCTACAGAGAGGTTCCCACACCTGGAAAGACGACGGCGGCGAAGTGCCGGCATACGTGGATTTTCCGACTATAGAAGTACATACTCAG CTTTTTCTGCCCACTGCTCCAACACAGTGGCTTGA
- the LOC124187951 gene encoding uncharacterized protein LOC124187951 isoform X1, with amino-acid sequence MSTHFQYRDILSETPIPDLSSSDETGDTIGEASAINRSGSTSSDQDSNDNEKRCSDANRRKSRRENHMGSKSGLYWNVGSPPAKKLTMDSIPEDELLVPKLKELVLDSDSEAINRIAKLSIKDDDKPLAGVVASLATFVGMFMVKPPMPRDFLLNYGSPLFVRTSNAYSVSKEVAVGPIINMLGPASEPYYCVELVRNGNELVSIGTQVFYSPEDPRTRYIPLKHEYDNRFTASSKGNPYIEYFRHSSSTERFPHLERRRRRSAGIRGFSDYRSTYSGILHSIRPKHSHFSH; translated from the exons atgtcaacCCATTTTCAATACCGTGATATATTAAGTGAAACCCCTATCCCCGATTTGTCAAGCAGCGATGAAACCGGTGATACAATTGGCGAGGCAAGTGCCATAAATAGGTCTGGATCAACATCTAGCGACCAGGACAG TAACGATAACGAGAAACGGTGCAGCGATGCCAACAGACGGAAATCGCGAAGGGAAAACCATATGGGATCGAAGTCGGGATTATACTGGAACGTGGGATCGCCACCCGCAAAGAAACTGACGATGGACTCAATACCCGAAGACGAGCTGCTGGTTCCGAAACTCAAAGAGCTGGTCCTAGACAGCGATTCTGAGGCAATTAACCGAATCGCCAAGCTATCTATAAAAGATGATGACAAGCCGCTGGCCGGTGTTGTCGCTTCACTGGCAACATTTGTCGGGATGTTTATGGTCAAGCCACCAATGCCTCGTGACTTCTTGCTGAATTATGGGTCGCCTCTCTTCGTTCGAACATCTAACGCGTATTCGGTCTCAAAGGAAGTAGCTGTGGGTCCGATAATCAACATGTTGGGCCCTGCTTCAGAGCCTTATTACTGTGTCGAACTGGTCAGAAACGGGAATGAACTTGTGTCTATAGGAACCCAGGTGTTCTATTCACCTGAGGACCCGCGGACGAGATACATTCCTCTTAAACACGAATATGATAATCGCTTCACCGCTTCATCGAAAG GTAATCCGTATATCGAATACTTCCGGCATAGCAGTTCTACAGAGAGGTTCCCACACCTGGAAAGACGACGGCGGCGAAGTGCCGGCATACGTGGATTTTCCGACTATAGAAGTACATACTCAGGTATACTTCACTCCATTCGCCCAAAACACTCACACTTCTCTCATTGA
- the LOC124187945 gene encoding protein spaetzle 3-like translates to MALVNFTLPYQTATPSPFLLPGAPGHSTVNNLRYNAVPPPPPAPSYNNEDPYQNEPYVPPAEYRHTPSLTTQQHQSTYARVTHETHYANYNQDFRRTQTRQSQQTRPPPTIPPTNNVLTQAPLQQQPRGLHEAKQSQAPSPADNYPERPNGYTRVNSEAYSGPGAKTSVHAVLDYDDDFDDYYDEEEQEMPSNTHVTPIQGPIFLKNGSVPVVPLYSYPQLNNGTFVQIPILWTALSVALGVELRGDLVRGSPCIKRYHQLFCPTAGNTYPIDRIERFIDENKALMKRMYGDFEMSTEYGPPTREPAGHRRKRASSKHDIPDGGPKPEDDDGGNSDGESYFAKMRNTRQSFGNNQNNESGRVDACESKIEIVTPYWASNSAGKIRAIVNTQHFEQAIHQEVCSITRTKRCSGDCGCEQKYKWHRLLAYDPDNDCKGIFMDWFLFPSCCVCRCDPLPKFPSTNSRN, encoded by the exons ATGGCCCTGGTCAACTTCACGCTACCTTATCAGACGGCGACTCCGTCGCCGTTCCTGCTTCCTGGTGCTCCGGGACACTCGACGGTGAACAATTTACGCTACAACGCCGTTCCCCCGCCGCCGCCAGCCCCGAGCTACAACAACGAAGACCCTTATCAAAACGAACCCTACGTTCCACCCGCCGAGTATCGTCACACCCCCAGTCTCACCACTCAGCAGCATCAGAGCACTTATGCTCGAGTCACTCATGAAACTCACTACGCAAATTACAACCAAGACTTCAGAAGGACGCAGACAAGGCAGTCCCAGCAGACGAGGCCTCCGCCGACTATCCCACCGACAAACAATGTTCTAACCCAGGCACCTCTGCAACAGCAGCCCCGCGGACTACATGAGGCTAAACAGTCCCAGGCACCCTCACCCGCTGACAACTATCCCGAAAGACCGAACGG GTATACCAGAGTTAACAGCGAAGCGTACAGCGGTCCTGGCGCCAAGACATCCGTTCACGCTGTGCTCGATTACGACGATGACTTCGACGACTACTACGACGAGGAGGAGCAAGAAATGCCGAGTAACACCCACGTCACACCGATCCAGGGaccaatatttttaaaaaacggcTCAGTCCCCGTTGTGCCGCTCTACTCTTACCCGCAATTGAACAACGGAACCTTCGTTCAAATACCG ATACTGTGGACTGCGCTGTCCGTGGCCTTGGGGGTTGAACTGCGGGGTGATTTGGTTCGAGGGTCACCATGCATCAAGAGATACCATCAACTTTTCTGTCCAACTGCCGGTAACACCTATCCCAT CGACCGGATAGAACGTTTCATCGACGAGAACAAGGCGTTGATGAAACGGATGTACGGGGATTTCGAGATGAGCACAGAATACGGTCCGCCGACCAGAGAACCGGCTGGGCATCGCCGGAAAAGGGCCTCCTCGAAACACGACATACCGGATGGCGGGCCCAAACCCGAAGACGACGACGGGGGTAATTCCGACGGGGAGTCCTACTTCGCCAAGATGAGAAACACGCGTCAATCCTTCGGCAACAATCAGAACAACGAAAGCGGAAG GGTTGACGCTTGCGAATCAAAGATAGAGATAGTGACGCCATATTGGGCCAGCAACAGCGCTGGTAAAATTCGGGCAATCGTCAACACCCAGCATTTCGAGCAAGCCATTCACCAAGAAGTTTGTTC GATAACAAGGACGAAGAGATGCAGCGGCGACTGTGGATGCGAACAAAAGTACAAGTGGCATCGTCTTCTCGCTTACGATCCAGACAACGACTGCAAGGGTATATTCATGGACTGGTTCCTCTTTCCATCGTGCTGCGTCTGCAGGTGCGATCCTCTTCCTAAATTTCCATCGACAAACTCTCGGAATTAA